The Anguilla anguilla isolate fAngAng1 chromosome 2, fAngAng1.pri, whole genome shotgun sequence genome contains the following window.
tagaaaaaaacaaaaacaaacagtcatAAAAGAACTgactttcagttttttgttgttctggtataaagtttgatttatttattttgtgtttaaaaatcacGAGCCCACCAGGACCTCCATGATGTGGTCCAGTTCGGCCAGGTCCATTTTGAAGGGCTGGCTGGAGGGGACGGGCGAGGCCGGGCCGGGCCCGTAGGGCGACAGAGTTTTGACCAGGTCGTCCGCCGTCACCACGGGCGCCGTTTTggcgggccccgcccccgcggtcGAGGTGCAGGCGTCGAAGTCGTACATGGAGGTGTCGATGTCAGCGAACAGGATGTCGTCCAGGGCCAGGTCCGTGAGGAAGgccgaggaggacgaggaggacgaggaggaggaggaggtgccgcTTGCGTCCAGGCCGCTGGACGGCGGCAGCGAGGGAGCAGGAGGGGCGGAGTCTGTCGGCCTGGGCTCGGCCGTTGCCATAGCGAGCCGGCCCTCGGAGGGCGCGGCGGGCCCCGCTGGCTTTTTGGCGCGCTCTTTCGAGTCCGACCCcgcgggggggagcgggggcaggtggggggtcGCCCCGAGGGGGGAGGTAGTAGTCATGGTCGCCGTGACGGTCGTGCACAGCTCCTCGATCTCCTCCAGGGCCGAGGAGAAGCTGTCCTTCGGGGCCGAGGGAGGGAGTCGGGCCGCCCCGtggtgcgggtgggggtgcgggtgggggtggttgggggaCGGGGAAGTGCAAAACAAGGAGACGTCGTCCTCCAGCAGGGAGGCGGGGGTGAGGCAGGAGtccggaggggcggggccgggagggggcggggcctgcggcggcggaggggggggcggggccaggaccCCGAAGGCGGGCTGCGCCTCGCGGAAGCCCTCGTCCACGGGGTCgtcgggggggggcgaggcggggaagaagagggggcggggcggcccgCCCTCCTGCCGCAGCTCCTCCTGGATGCGGCGCAGCATGTTGTTGATCAGCACCCGGCGCTCCAGGCTGGGCTCGGGCGGCGCCCGCTGGCTGTACAGCTTCATCAGCGAGATGTTGAAGATGGTCTGCCGCTGCAGCGTGTACGACGCCTTGGACGGCCCGTCCGCCAGGCCCGCCAGCGCTTTGCCTTCCAGCCCGTCTTCATCCTCGTCCAACTTCCGCTTTGCTCCTTTACCCAACATATATCTGCACAGAGACCAGCGGAACAGCAACGTTACTCACAGCACAGACGGCCATAACACCAGTAAGCATTTATACAGCGCCGGGTGACAGACGtttctggaacacacacacacacacacacacacacacacacacacacacacacacacacacacacacacacacacacacacacacacacacacacacacacacacactcacactcacacagacagacacacacacacacacagacacagacagacacacacacacacacacacacacacacgtgcgctaACCGCAGTGCCTCAGGTGCACCACACCTCACAGTCTGCCGAGCCTAAAGGAGCTTAATCCCCTCCTGTCAACAACAGCGACAGCCTCTTTACACCTGACCCAGGGGCGTGACACAGGCCCAGCGctgccctgcacacacacacacagacacacacacacacacacagatacacacacacagacacagacagacacacacacacacacacacacacacacacactcacacagacacagacacagacacagacacagacacagacacagacacagacacagacacagacacagacacagacacagacacagacacagacacagacacagacacagacacacactcacactcacactcacactcacactcacactcacactcacactcacactcacactcacactcacagacagacagacagacagacagacagacagacagacagacagacagacagacagacagacagacagacagacagacagacagacagacagacacactcacactcacactcacactcacactcacactcacactcacactcacactcacactcacactcacactcacactcacactcacactcacactcacactcacacacagacacagacacagacacagacacagacacacacacacacacacacacacacacagatacacacagatacacacacacacacacacacacacacacacacacacacacacacacacacacacacacacacacacagatacagatacagatacacacacacacacacacacacacacacacactcacactcacacagattcCACAAGCCTGCAGACACATAGACAGGCAGACGtgcagacacagatacacacacacacacacacacacagacaggcaggtatgGTGTGATGCACCCTCAGAACAGCTCGGGGCTCGTTTCTGCCCCCTGTCAGGGTAAGGTCGGGCGGGACAGCCCCCCTGCTCTCACCAGTGATCATGCACTCTGTGTGCATGCCAGTCTTTCACACCAAATTTTTAAAGACTACTACAGAGCCTTCAAATAGTGGCGGCAAATCCAAGCAGTCTGACCCAAATACACACCGTAAACagaaatggattttatttttttactaagaACACTTAGAAACAGATGACAGGAGTTCAGTAACCGGGTTTGTAAAAGTTCCCTGAAGGAGAGGATAGCTCAGTAGGGTTTGGGCTTGGTGGTTTGGTGTTAAACGTGACGTTTCCTGGAAGTCCACGTGCTTCCTTGCAGTGAAGCGTGTATCATAGGGAAGCTGTGTGCTGCGTGACAAGAGTCAGAAGacttctgtgtgtgggtgtgtctgtgtgtgtgcgtgtgtgtatgtgtctgtgtgtgtgggtgtgtgtgtgtctgtgtgtctgtgtgtgtgcgtgtgtgtgtgtgtgtgtgtgtctgtgtgtgggtctgtgtctgtgtgtgtgtgtgtgtgtctgtgtctgtgtgtgtgtctgtgtgtgtgtgtgtgtgtgtgtgtgtgcgtgtgtgtgtctgtgtgtgtctgtctgtgtgtctgtctgtgtgtctgtgtgtctgtgtgtgtgtgtgtgcgtgcacgcacgtGGGAGTGAGTCACAGCCCGCTCACAGGTGACACGGAGATGTGACCTTTTACTCGGCCACAACGCAAGGCCTTGTCACAAAAAAAGGGAAGTCcctctcactcaaacacacacactcacacacactcaaacacaccaaGGCTACGTTCAGCTGTAAACTTCTGCTGCATCCAAATTCCCGTTCAAAGATGGCTGCTCTTTGAGccttgctgtgctgtgtttcctAGGTACAGTCATGCCGTTACAGTGACTCACAGTTCCACGGCACTCGAAGCAgctctgcagccaatcacagggaggCAGGAAAATGAGCAGGCTTTCACAGAGGTCACATGACTTACAATACAGCGTCCCAGAACCACACTCCACTCTGGCTCTTGTTTTTGGTGGTTCAAGTGGTTCTCCCTCAAGTCACATTACATGCACgttacacacgtacacacatgtacgtacacacacacacacacacacacaccagatgaGCAAGGAAGacagctactttttttttttccttttatgaTAATGTGCTTCTGAATTCAGGTTCTCCATTCTGCCCCTGATTAAAAAAGCACAAGCAGGACAGGAGAGACAGCCAGAGAGCAGCacggagaaggggggggggggctttcaaATGGAGATGAATGAGCCAGGTCTTCAACAggaaacccccccaaaaaataaaaataaaaaacaggtcCAGCTGCATgtaaagagagagggtgagaaacgCCACCGCGGGGATTCTGATGGAGCGTCTCAGCCGAGCGCCGGCTCAAATCGCCACGGCGTGGTTCGGCACGAGCGTCTCCAGGAAGCGCGTTTTGGGACGAGCGTGCTGCAACACTGTCGTCTGGTCTGCCTTTATCACTGGCTTCGTAGGCGAAGCGCTGCTGTATTTTACTACATCAACGTTCCCTTCAATTCTCGGGGTGTAACGGTACAAAATAACTGCAGCTCAGTCCAGTCTTCACACCGTGGTTcggtacatttttttccaggctgaataaaatgaaatgtgaaatataaaatcGTGTTTCACCCGTTACGAAAATGTAAACAGTGACTTACTGGCCGTCGTTTCTCGCTGGACAAAATAAGCCACATTAATACCGAGTCGTCTGGGGAAACTCGGCAGTTTCTGGATTTGAGTTCAGCACAAAAAAAGGGGCACGCACATCAAAACAAGAGCGTGACTGTTCAGCTTAGCAAAGCGAACGCCCCGCACCGAACAGTGTGAACGTGGGCACCGTTACACCCCTGGTCCGTTCGGAAAAGGCGCTGTATTTACATTCCAGGGGAGGGCAATCATTTCACTGCGAGAGAAAGCAATTTCAGGCGCCTTTTTATGAAGTACTGAGTTTTCCTAAATGCACCAGCGCAGTTTAGTACAGCTACAACAATCTTTACACTGCGATGCTTTTTTAGTACCGCTGTACCCTCCCCTACAGCACACCCCTACCactgacccccctccctccccttgcCGTACCTGCCactccccaccctgccctgccccgtcCCGCCCCACCCAACCTGCCCACTCAGCTCTgtcccacccaccccaacctgccccgcccgccctgccctgccctgctccgCTTCACCCCAAAAGGCTGTTCACTCTGTCAGGAAGTGCAGGTGGCTGGGCTGGTTGCTATGATGCCAGTAACCATGACAAACATGGTGAGCTGGGAATACACCCAGAGTGATTgtggggacgggggtggggggacagagagagagggagaaagagaacgatagagaaacagacagaaagagacaaaaagacagtcagacagtcagtcagtcagtcagtcagtcagacacacagacagacagtcagtcagtcagacagacagacagaaagagacacacagacagacagtcagtcagtcagtcagacagacagacagacagacacagaaagagacacacagacagtcagtcagtcagtcagacacacagacagacagacagacagacagagtgagttACAGCCATCACAGCTGGCACTGAAAAGTGCCCCAGGATGCAGACACTAACATAACTTGCAGCCAAACTCCTGTACGTGCAAGCGTGTGTACATCTCGTCCTGTGTGGGtggtgtgcgcacgcatgtctGTGTGGAGATGTCTTTCTCTGTTTACAtacatttgtttctgtgtgtgggtgtgtgcgcgtgtgcgcagtgtgagtgcgtgtgtgtgacgctgtgtttgcgtgcgtgtgtgtgtgcacgctacAGCAGTGACTGATGCCACTGTAGCCCCACCCTAAGCATTCCTCTggctttgctctctctctctctctctctctctctctccctctccccgcccGTCACATGTGGAACCCTGCTGCTGGGCTTTGTCCAAGGGCCACGAGCGTAACAAGGAGAGCGGGAGGGGCcaggagatgggggaggggccaggacaggCCCCAGTGCTCCCGCAACTCCAGCACCAgtgctggctcctcccccttccccttccccttctccAGAATGACAAGACATGAGAGGAACTCCAGCACTGGGAAGCCCAAAAAAAATCAGCGCCCCGTTGCTCGATCCTTCCTGTGTGGTACTGCCCCCTACGCTGGCCCGTCATATTTCCACGATCGGTGAGCACACACGGGCTCATTTTCAAGCATTCTCAGATCATTTCGGCAGCCTGACCTCTGGGGGACAGGCAGCATGTGGCAAGAGAACCGGCCTGGGCCAATCCGGTGCAGCAGAACAGCCGGAGCTAAGCCCAGATACAGCGGCCCGGCACGGCGGGCACGTCTCGCACGGAGCGCCAGCgtaacccgggggggggggcaggcgcaCGGCGAGGCTTTCTGCGAAAACCGTGGGGGCTATTTTTaaacggggggggtggggggagcactCTCAGGACCTCTAAGAAGCGGATCTGGCAAACGCCCAGTTAGCATCCCGGCGCTAACGCGGAGCAGGGCTGCCCCGCTTCCGGTGCCCGCTGCTGCCCGTCTGACGAACAGACGGGGCCCGGGACAGAATCGGGGGTGTCTTTGGGGAGCACACCTCCAGGACCGGGCCACCCGTGCAACGAGGTTTCCTGCAAGCCAGCTCTGCACACGCTTCCAGCAAACGCGCAACATGGACGAACCCCAGCGTGTCCGGCCCTGTGGCCAGCTCCTGTAACTGCGGCGGTGCCTCCGAGCTgaagcgtgggggggggggggggggggggggggagagcgcaTTCACCGCGATTCTGCATCACAAACGCCTGTGAATGATAATCAGAACACCGCTGATTTTATGGGACGtttactgacagagagagagagagagagagaaagagggagagtgaaagacAGCAAGAATGagtagtgaaataaatgcaagagAGCGAGTgggagagtgagcgagagagggagagggagagggagcgagagagagagagagagagagagagagagagagagagagagagagggagggagagagagagagagagtgagagggagagagagagagagagggagagagagagagagagagagagagatatgatgATCCAGTAACTGGATATCCCTGTTTCCATGCCTGcacagagtccccccccccccgtccccatccGTGCTGTGCTATTTCAGGTCCTGGgggcacgtacacacagacacacacacacacacacacatacacaccctcatcTCCTAGTGCTGCTTGACTTTACTGCACCctgtgtccccctccccctcccctcatgcatgcacaatcacacacacacacacacacacatgctgcagcagctctgcacagacacacacacacacacacgcacacgcgcacacgtgcacacacgcacacacgcacacacacacacagtcacacacgcacacacacacacacacacacgctgcggCAGCTCTGCACAGACAGCACTCACACGTTCTCATGCTTGAACAGcggccgcacacacacacactcccgtttaaaagaagaagaggaagaagaaaataagaaaagaagcCGTGGTTGTTTCACATTACCGCAGGGGTACAGCTGCACAAAGGAGAGCATCCCGTCCCTCTGCTCCCCGGCCGTTCTGTTCTCACTGAGAGAGCGTGCCGTTTCCACACGGGACGTCCCGCTGCGAGTTTCAGCCAAATATATTGCGATCCCTGTACCCACACCTGACAGGCCCGGTGGCAGAGCCAGCGACTCACCACGCTTCAGCCGCCCCCGTCCCGCACCAGACACACCGATCCCAAAGCCCACGGTTCACCCGCCAAAACAGGTTGCTTTCAAGATGACCCCGCgggtgaaaaaaaaccaaaaaactgcAGGGGCGTCGTATTTTTTTGGgctacgtttttaaaaaaaggcactgTAAGGGTGATCAGATATGGGGTCTTTGGCGCAGGAAATGATGACTGTACCTGTGAAAAGCCCCGTTCTGCCtacagaccccgccccctacGTCCCAAGAGGCTACAGACCAGCGGTTAGTGCCGAGTTAGTACTTTTTGCCAACATGAAATAATTATTCACGTCATCGATCAATGAGTCATTCGTAGCAGACCACGCACCAAAACTCCCGTTTCCAGCACGCAGTTTGCCACAGCGCGTCCCCAGTAAAATGTCCGATTCAGCTGACTCCGCGCTGGAAAGTGTGCAGCTTGAattgggaaagagagagatctCAGAGAAAAGGTGGGAATGAGAGGCCATTAAACTGCAGTGTTAAAGAGCAGCAGATTTAGTGTCTTTCAGTGTGTGAGGGTTGAGAGTTACGCAGATTAAACACATATTCCTGCATTACGCTGACCTTCCTCAGTCCCTTTAGGGCTGCTTGTGTAACTGGCTCCTTTCTCCACTCTTTCCCCATTTATTACAGTCTAGAatctcacacacgtgcacacacacacacacacactcgcacacatgcacgcacactcacagacacactcacacacactcaaaaactcaaaaacacatgcacgcacactcatttgcatacacacatgcactcacaatcatgcatacactcacacacatacactcgtacacacactttctctctcgtactcacacacacacacacaatctctaaATCTGTACTACAACTGCAccggtgcattatgggagtcGCGGTTCTGGAGCGCTGGCGATGTAATGGGACCTGCCCCCGCCGTGGTGATTTAAACACTGCTTTGGCAGGACGGGGGCCCGGCGTGTCTCCCCTTACAGAGACAGAGCCGTGCTGGGACGGGTCCAGcttctactgctgctgctgctgccagcgGGACAGGGGGGGGCACGCGCGAAACCGGTCGGACAGGCGGAGCGGTACGCTGCGGGGATGacgtgtggagagagagaaagagagagagactcgcacacacagaaaaacggATC
Protein-coding sequences here:
- the LOC118219440 gene encoding SERTA domain-containing protein 2-like isoform X2, whose product is MLGKGAKRKLDEDEDGLEGKALAGLADGPSKASYTLQRQTIFNISLMKLYSQRAPPEPSLERRVLINNMLRRIQEELRQEGGPPRPLFFPASPPPDDPVDEGFREAQPAFGVLAPPPPPPPQAPPPPGPAPPDSCLTPASLLEDDVSLFCTSPSPNHPHPHPHPHHGAARLPPSAPKDSFSSALEEIEELCTTVTATMTTTSPLGATPHLPPLPPAGSDSKERAKKPAGPAAPSEGRLAMATAEPRPTDSAPPAPSLPPSSGLDASGTSSSSSSSSSSSAFLTDLALDDILFADIDTSMYDFDACTSTAGAGPAKTAPVVTADDLVKTLSPYGPGPASPVPSSQPFKMDLAELDHIMEVLVGS
- the LOC118219440 gene encoding SERTA domain-containing protein 2-like isoform X1, which produces MVVYMLGKGAKRKLDEDEDGLEGKALAGLADGPSKASYTLQRQTIFNISLMKLYSQRAPPEPSLERRVLINNMLRRIQEELRQEGGPPRPLFFPASPPPDDPVDEGFREAQPAFGVLAPPPPPPPQAPPPPGPAPPDSCLTPASLLEDDVSLFCTSPSPNHPHPHPHPHHGAARLPPSAPKDSFSSALEEIEELCTTVTATMTTTSPLGATPHLPPLPPAGSDSKERAKKPAGPAAPSEGRLAMATAEPRPTDSAPPAPSLPPSSGLDASGTSSSSSSSSSSSAFLTDLALDDILFADIDTSMYDFDACTSTAGAGPAKTAPVVTADDLVKTLSPYGPGPASPVPSSQPFKMDLAELDHIMEVLVGS